In one Halosimplex halophilum genomic region, the following are encoded:
- a CDS encoding S66 family peptidase, producing MSDSAPPDEFVTPPPAQAGDRVAVVAPSSGAATVFPDVLDLALDRLRDRFDLDPTVFETAEADPDELRDRPELRAADVHEAFRDPDIAAVFATIGGDDQLRVLKHLDPQILRANPTRFFGMSDNTCLASYLWTQGVVSYYGGQLLNQVATPGHLPEYTERYLRRALFEESPGELEPADEWTDDVVEWGSEDYRETEPEYEPNDGWRWDVPEERAGEVISGRLWGGCLTVLQWLLAADRAVPDPAALDGAVLAVETSEELPSADEVRRVLTCVGERGLLERFDAVLVGRPQTRSRDDDRTDAERTEYREDQRAAVREWVREYNATAPLVFDLDFGHTNPTVPMPMGGRVAIDTADRTVAFTGR from the coding sequence ATGAGCGACAGCGCCCCTCCCGACGAGTTCGTCACGCCGCCGCCGGCACAAGCGGGCGACCGGGTCGCCGTGGTCGCGCCCTCCAGCGGCGCGGCGACGGTGTTCCCGGACGTGCTGGACCTCGCGCTCGACCGCCTGCGCGACCGGTTCGACCTCGACCCGACCGTCTTCGAAACCGCCGAGGCCGACCCCGACGAACTCCGCGACCGCCCCGAACTGCGCGCCGCGGACGTACACGAGGCGTTCCGCGACCCCGACATCGCGGCGGTCTTCGCCACCATCGGCGGCGACGACCAGCTCCGGGTGCTGAAACACCTCGACCCACAGATCCTGCGGGCGAACCCCACCCGCTTCTTCGGCATGAGCGACAACACCTGCCTCGCCAGCTACCTCTGGACCCAGGGGGTCGTCTCCTACTACGGCGGGCAGCTGCTCAATCAGGTGGCGACGCCCGGACACCTCCCCGAGTACACCGAGCGGTACCTCCGCCGGGCGCTGTTCGAGGAGTCGCCGGGCGAACTCGAACCGGCCGACGAGTGGACCGACGACGTGGTCGAGTGGGGCAGCGAGGACTACCGGGAGACAGAGCCGGAGTACGAACCGAACGACGGCTGGCGGTGGGACGTGCCCGAGGAGCGCGCCGGCGAGGTGATCTCGGGCCGGCTCTGGGGCGGCTGTCTCACCGTCCTCCAGTGGTTGCTGGCCGCCGACCGCGCCGTCCCAGACCCGGCGGCCCTCGACGGGGCCGTCCTCGCCGTGGAGACCTCCGAGGAACTGCCGAGCGCCGACGAGGTGCGGCGGGTCCTGACCTGCGTCGGCGAGCGCGGCCTGCTGGAGCGGTTCGACGCCGTCCTCGTCGGCCGCCCGCAGACCCGCAGTCGCGACGACGACCGGACCGACGCGGAGCGGACGGAGTACCGCGAAGACCAGCGGGCGGCGGTCCGCGAGTGGGTCCGCGAGTACAACGCCACCGCTCCGCTCGTCTTCGACCTCGACTTCGGCCACACGAACCCGACGGTTCCGATGCCGATGGGCGGCCGCGTCGCGATAGACACTGCCGACCGGACCGTCGCGTTCACCGGCCGCTGA
- the panB gene encoding 3-methyl-2-oxobutanoate hydroxymethyltransferase has translation MSRTTIPDLYEKYEDGTPLTMLTAYDAPIARQVDAAGVDMILVGDSAGDNHLGYDDTLPVTLEEALSNTAAVVRGTEEAFVVADLPFLTYGTSMEESVENAGRFLKEAGADAVKLETAPYGETTVEIVDRLTELGIPVQGHVGLTPQRKHQIGGAYVQGRDTDTSSPGEALVETAQRLEEAGAFSIVLETVSEGVAREVTEAVEVPTIGIGSGRYVDGQVLVVSDVLGLGGAGYSLAKEYADLDSEIRRAVEQYVDEVETGEFPTRDNAFDPVDEE, from the coding sequence ATGTCTCGCACGACAATTCCGGACCTCTACGAGAAGTACGAGGACGGGACGCCCCTGACGATGCTGACCGCCTACGACGCGCCGATCGCCCGGCAGGTCGACGCGGCGGGCGTCGACATGATCCTCGTCGGCGACAGCGCCGGGGACAACCACCTCGGCTACGACGACACGCTCCCGGTCACCCTGGAGGAGGCCCTCTCGAACACCGCGGCGGTCGTCCGCGGCACCGAGGAGGCGTTCGTCGTCGCCGACCTGCCGTTCCTCACCTACGGCACGTCGATGGAGGAGTCGGTGGAGAACGCCGGCCGGTTCCTCAAGGAGGCAGGCGCCGACGCCGTGAAACTGGAGACCGCGCCCTACGGCGAGACGACGGTCGAGATCGTCGACCGGCTGACCGAACTCGGGATCCCGGTCCAGGGCCACGTCGGTCTCACGCCCCAGCGCAAACACCAGATCGGGGGCGCCTACGTCCAGGGCCGGGACACCGACACCTCCTCGCCCGGGGAGGCGCTGGTCGAAACCGCCCAGCGGCTGGAGGAGGCCGGCGCGTTCTCGATCGTCCTCGAAACGGTGAGCGAGGGCGTGGCCCGGGAGGTCACCGAGGCCGTCGAGGTCCCGACCATCGGCATCGGCTCGGGCCGCTACGTGGACGGCCAGGTGCTCGTCGTCTCGGACGTGCTCGGGCTCGGCGGAGCGGGCTACAGCCTCGCGAAGGAGTACGCCGACCTCGACTCGGAGATCCGCCGCGCCGTCGAACAGTACGTCGACGAGGTCGAGACCGGTGAGTTCCCGACGCGGGACAACGCCTTCGACCCCGTCGACGAGGAGTGA
- a CDS encoding TFIIB-type zinc ribbon-containing protein has translation MVLDRSLDCPQCGAEFEQREEHDVTIDYCPDCGGVWLDPGELEELTGAKRHKHGHGHSDRDIDVDLDDEEEYEEEEEEGLLGAVASAIGGGEEEEEWEEDEEWGEEEDEWGGEEEFGGGEEEF, from the coding sequence ATGGTGCTCGACCGCTCGCTGGACTGTCCACAGTGCGGCGCGGAGTTCGAACAGCGCGAGGAACACGACGTGACGATCGACTACTGCCCGGACTGCGGCGGCGTCTGGCTCGACCCCGGGGAACTCGAAGAGCTGACGGGGGCGAAACGCCACAAACACGGCCACGGACACTCCGACCGCGACATCGACGTGGACCTGGACGACGAGGAGGAGTACGAAGAAGAGGAGGAAGAGGGTCTGCTCGGCGCCGTGGCCTCGGCGATCGGCGGCGGCGAGGAGGAGGAGGAGTGGGAGGAAGACGAGGAGTGGGGCGAGGAAGAAGACGAATGGGGCGGCGAGGAGGAGTTCGGCGGGGGCGAGGAGGAGTTCTGA